The genomic segment TGCACTTTCAGACCACTGAACCTTGCGCTTCAAGCCGACTTTCTCCGGCTAGCCTGGTCGATCGCAGCATAGATTTCGGCCATCGCCTCTTCGTGAGAGACCACTCTGCCGGCTTCGATGTCCTCAATTCCCTCCAGGATGCCTTCGATGATCGGCAGTTCGATCGCGACAAATGCTTCGATCGCCTCCGCCGCGACGTAAGAGAGGCTGCGCTTTCCGGCCTCG from the Youhaiella tibetensis genome contains:
- a CDS encoding CopG family ribbon-helix-helix protein, which produces MAATTTITVRIPEETKAKLEKIAEAGKRSLSYVAAEAIEAFVAIELPIIEGILEGIEDIEAGRVVSHEEAMAEIYAAIDQASRRKSA